From the Juglans microcarpa x Juglans regia isolate MS1-56 chromosome 3D, Jm3101_v1.0, whole genome shotgun sequence genome, the window TTATTTTTATCATACCTCCTATGATACAATGGAGAGACTATTGTATGCATTACATCTGCTATTTTGGTACATATTTAGTTAATTGAGATCTTTATGCTATTTTGTTCTCAAAAACTTCTCTTATTCATTTTTAATGTCTCCAGACCCGGAAGCATCCAGGCACGTGGAGAAAATTTGTTCAGCCTAATTAAGGCCTTCACCAATTCTTCTAAGCTACAGAATACCCATGATAGAGAATCTTTTGCCACTACTTCCAATGAATATACAGACGAACGGGCTATTTTCTTTGATTACTTAACATGGTTCATGGTATGGTTtcatttataattaatgatttatttatcaaagaaataattaatgatcTGATTATGATACATGAGTTGTCTACAAGTACGATCGCACTTGATGACTAATATTGTTTCTTTctatctcttccttttttttttttaatataaatcttTCAGATATTCTATTCAAGAAGAGTTGCTGTGGTACTTCACAGTATTCCTGTTGCCATCTTCCTTAGTGTTCCCTTCATTTTGTGTTTACTGTATTCTGGATTGCGTTCTTGGTTTGCAATCTTCTGTGATTTTACAAGAGGTAAATGGTCAGTgttgatttttatttgtaaataattccTGAAGCTGTCTTTCAATGTtcagttttcataatatattccAGTTAAGAATTTTAGTTCtctaatcatcatcatcatcattattatttgcATTGACGCCGCTGTCAAAATTGTTGATTTAACAGGAATGCTGTTCCATTTTGCTGGGATTATACTTGCAATTATTTTCccaattttattttccattctaAGGTTGCTGTTCTCTGGTCATGCAATGAGCTGGTGGgtggatatatattttttaattaccgtTCCTGTAAAATAATCTTgctaatattgttatttgtaTTGGTGTTGAATGACTGGCGTGTTGATTGTCCATGAAATCGAGTAGGTTATAAGAGTTTGGGATTCCatataataattgataaaatagtttctagttttatgttataatattttatttcaaggcAATTCATTTCAGCCGATAAAACTTGTTACCATCAAGGAAGCTCTTCCTTATGCTTGACAATACTTTCTCGATTTCTCTGGTTGACCCTGTGGCATATTACAACTATTGGGCAAGTCATGGCTAAATTAAGGGCCCTTTTGGATGCTTAGAATATCTCAGTacatctgtgaatagtaatgaaattgcTTGAGTTaggatgttttattgggttttgagaagaaaatagaaaaagttgaataaaaatattataaagctaaaaattgtttgaatataatttttattttgaaaattgaaaaagtagcattgttttttgtgttttgtttggaagtttggaaaagttataatgattagattatgattagatgaaaaagttgaagatttgaaattgaaagtgttttgtgtttgtttgggaaggaaatatctAATAATACTTTGGAACAATTGTGTTGCCAAACGGACCCTAAGTGACCATGATATGAACATGTTTATTCTAGGCTTGACCATGCCTCAGAGAGAGATCCAAAAGGATTCGACCAAGACAAAGTGATAAAGTATTTGCAAGATTTCAGATGATATATTGAAATAATATGGTTACTTTTTAATTCCCATCCAATTTTATGGTGTTGAACTTCTAGAAGACACAAATTCCCTACTCTTTAGAGTAGCTCTAGTTCCATTTCAGGATTGAGTTTTTGCACTTTAGTATCACTGCATTGCAAGGTTCTTCTAAACATGCTGAGCCGTTATGCAGGTTTGCTCATCCATACTTGGCTTTTATGATGTTTGTCCCCTGTTCACTTGTTGGTCTGTTAACTCCAAGAATTGTTTGGAGTTGTTTTCCCCTGTCTCAAGATGTTTCAGACCTGAAGACTTCAAGAGAGGTACATTTCTTTTGgaaatttttatatttccttGATCAAGGCCAAGATTATCATACTATCTTTCATAGATTTTTTTCCTGGCAAAGTGGATGGAtaggcctctctctctctctctctctctctctcatctgtTCAAGTTTCAGCACACTTTGATTTAGTGGATCTTgctaaaatttatctatttagttTTTTCCTCCTGATGCCCATGGCATGGAATCCCAAAGTGTTGGGCACAACTTGCTGCACCTGTATTTCGAAATTTACTTAAATCTATTTGTTGGGATCATTTTCTACTTCAAGTTTCTAGAACCACAGCAGATGCTTAATGCAGTTGTTTTAGCACTGATCTGAAAGATAAATCTTGTAGGCACTATCTAACGAAGCAAGATTTTGGGGAGCTTTTGGGTTTTATGCCATACTCACTTTGGTACGTGTTGGCCACTGTAATTAGTTTTATTAGTCAAATGTAGTTATATTGCAACACAAAAGAATTCAAAATGTCTAAAGAACCTTTATAAAAACAGGCTTATCTTGTAGCTGGTCTGAGTGGAGGCTTCTTGACTTTTTTTGTGTCTGCCTCTATGCTTGCTGCATGGCCTTTCTTTTGCTTCTCAGTCAAATATTTCGGATGCCATTCACTCAGGTACTCTTTTCAATGGTGATCGGTTTGATTTCTTTCTTCTGTGAgtcttatataaattttacaagaaGTTCATTTGaaagtaaattaataaattatgtcATGTCTGGTTTCCAAGTGTTTATGGGTAGTGAAACTCCTACACGTGCAAAGGAGTGTGTTAGGCTTCAGCCCAgccaaagaaggaaaaaaggagTGTGTTGGGCTTGTCTGGGGACCTTGTATTAAGGTAATTGATCTCTTGAGAGAGGTAAAAGTATCTAAGTGGGAATGGTGGCACTTTCCAGATTCTCTATTGCTACAATACCTAAATACAGGATTTGCCAAAATCATTGAAATGGTTGAGATGTTTCAGTGGACTTTCTTCGTTCTCATCTGGATGTTGGGACAACACACTCCTTGTCTCTTGTTTCAGATTCTCTGTCGCACCATGCCTTTTCTCTTGTTTCAGCACAGAGATTGCAGTCATTTCATCGGATGTCTCATATTGAAAATTGCAATCTGATTGATTTTGGTTTTGTCAGGTCAACAGTATTTTACATAATACCCCTGATTCCATGCCTTACGTACTGTGTTTACTTTGGGGGGTTTCTTGCTCAATTTTTGATCGAGAAGATGGGTATGATGGGTGCTATTCCACCCCCGTATGGTTAGTTTTTCTGAGCTTCTATCTTTCTTTTTGCACTGCTAATTATTTATTAACCTTCATTTACATCAAGACTAGCACaaaattgtttttagatttcttataGTGGAGGGCGTGGGTGGGGAGCGGACTCATTTTTCACTCTATACAGGGTGGCTACTGTGAAGCCTAGAGTCTTGATGCGTGAGCTGTAGCAAGAATGTTTTACTTAAATCAGTACTGCCTTCATTGTTTTGATATAGTGAAGCCTGCATCCCTGGAAATCCTTCTCCCTGTATATTATTAGTTGTGGAACTTATTTATGGCTGCACTACTCAGTGGGCACTTGGATAGATCAGAGATTTGGCAGTTAAAGTTAATCAAATAGATGTTTCCACTTTTTTAATCAATGAATTATACCTTAcaactaaaatttttttattgggagAAACTTTATAAACTGGCGAGTCATGTATCTTATTCACAACTTCTGCTAGGTTGATTTGTATTCATTTTTGCCTTATGGAAGTCTGAATTCTTGAACTTTTTTTGATAACTTTAAGTTGTCTTCTACAAGGCAGTTCAAAGTCAACAATCTGCAATATTTAATCAACCGAGTCTTATGAAATTAGTGTTAGTAATGATTATCAGGTCTTTGCTTTCAGGATATTTCCTTCCAGACATAATAGTGGCAGCAATAATTGGAGTTGCAATGGGTTGGTGTGTGGGCCCCTAATACCTATATGTGGTCATTGGTTGGCGAGGTCatcaatttttcaacttttgcTGCATCTTACCGTGCTTGCTTTGGCTCTGTCATCACAATTCTTTCCATACAGCACAGATGCACCTAAGAGGGTTGTCTTCCAGCATACATTCCTTACTGCAGGTACTGAAGTTGccagtattatatgttaaatgaaCCAGAGAACACATATTTTGGAAGTCTTCTTTTTGGTCTCAGAAATGTTTTACAAACTATCTTCAGAAACACTTACAAAcgttaaaaaaacatatatatatatatatttagaaaacactacaaaacattatttcataACTTTTCAATATCTAACAAGTTAAATACTATTATATTTTGACCAGTATTACACTTACAGTTTATGATTTTTGAGTATTAGCATGCTGTTTCTAGTAGTGGTCTCAGCTACCCCAAACCCCTCAAAAGAACCTCCTCTGTTGGTTgctaatccaaaaaaaatatgtgtttaCTTCTGGAATTCACAGATGGAAATCAGGTTGTGGACTCTTCTTATGACTTTTCTGTAGTGGATTCCAATTCTTtagcttttgttttcaaatatgcACCTGAAGTGGCAAATGAATTACACGTTAGTTCGGAGTTTTCTTTCGAAGCTGCTACATTGTCTCGCCGGGAGACTTGGATGGTATGTGACAATGAAGTTTCAAGCCATTGTTATGTTAAATACATGAATTTGATGGTTTTATATGCCTTCTTAAGGTATGGATATTGGACTTTTCCATTTCAAACTCATGATGTCCTTGTCAAATGGTAGTCCCCTCATCCCTGCATGAAAATCcatattcttttgtttcttcaagATCCGAGCCATATTAACATGCCGGTTTTCagcaaaactctctctctctctctctctctctctctcacacacacacacacacacacgcacacgcaTCACAGATATGTGAACCAATTGTTTTGTTGCAACAAATGATGGCCAcaactataaaagaaaaacactgGACACAAATATGGAGCTTTGTCATCCCCCATTAAATTTGTGAAGCAAAGTGATGCAACATCTGAggacctctctctctttctttccgcAGGCACTATTTCcagtttcttttttgttctcaaGAAGCTTGAAGTTCCCTACACAAAGTGATGGCATTCTGAAGCAGTATAAATACTTCCCCCATTTGTCTGTTTATAAGCAACATACAATTTCTAGCAAAGGATCTCGAAGAGTTCACTTGGAATTTTCCTTAGGGTGAGTGGTTTGAAATGCACGAGTTATCCATGAAGTTACATTGTTCTGCATATGACAAACATTTTCATGTGCATTTACAATTTCAAAGTTGTGAACACCTTTAGTGGCCGACATAGGCATAGTTTAATATTGAAAGTGATAAATATTcgtactttttatatttttattatcaatgtAGATTTTCCTTTACTCAAATTACTTATTTCCAATATGTTGGACTTGTTTTCTGGAAGATTTCctgttatttgttttgaatGACTTGTGCCCATTTGTCTCCCTGTAATTATGTCTCGTTAAGGTGTAACTTTATGCTTCTATGCACAGATGCTTATCCACACTGCATTTGTGTCTTCTGTAGTTCAGAATTCATGATGTGCTCTCATTATCTAGAAACCTTTATTGTAATACACAATTGGTGCATGCTTGAATGCACCCAAAAACAAGGGAAGAATCAAAGCACGATACAAGGAGGTGCCGACTATGAATTTGCTtcaggccaaaaaaaaaatgttcagtATAACTTTGTTTTCACCGTGGGATTCTTGTTGCTGTAGTGTGAAATCCATAACAATCACATATTTGACATAGGGATGCTCATTGCAATAGAGTGAAAGCAATTCTTTTACATGATTATCATTACATAGTAACTTGTTTTAACACAGTAACTTGTTTTACACGGATGGAAACGGTCCATTCATATGTTTAGAGCTAGTTGAAAACTTAAATTTTCATCACATGTTATGAACCATTTTATCTGGCTACAAGTTTGAACATCTTTAAGTGTTATGTTCATGGCAGTTCCTTAGAGGAGGTTTGGGTTACAGTCCTAAACATTACCGGTCCCTTATCCAGTTGGTCATTTGCAGATAATGTTCTTCCAGGTATGAAAATTCTTTCCAATTCCAATTTGATTTTGGCCTATGGTATTACCCTTTGTTGTATGGATTTTAACATTGTGAAATTGGTACAGCTCCTGAAACATTAGACGGTGGTCCACCTTCATATATATGCAGACTTAGCGGAGCCAGCCATGAGAATTGGACCTTCTGGTTAGAGGTAAAGCCTGGTCACTATTAGTAGTAGTTTA encodes:
- the LOC121254804 gene encoding LOW QUALITY PROTEIN: endoplasmic reticulum metallopeptidase 1-like (The sequence of the model RefSeq protein was modified relative to this genomic sequence to represent the inferred CDS: inserted 2 bases in 2 codons) produces the protein MAWRLSAADVSGFKFLLSLAIMYGLMAMLAYSVVHMKFVKPLGIDAPLDRFSEARAVEHVRVLSKEIDGRQEGRPGLQEAAHYIKGQLEMTKERAGSHIRVDVEETIVNGSFNMMFLGYSITLAYRNHTNIVTRMSSADSLDTDPSLLLNGHFDSPLXSPGAGDCGSCVASMLEVARLTVDSGWVPPRPIVFLFNGAEELFMLGSHGFMKTNKWHDTVGAFINVEASGTGGLDLVCQSGPGSWPSHVYAQSAVYPMAHSAAQDVFPVIPGDTDYRIFSQDYGNIPGLDIIFLLDGYFYHTSYDTMERLLPGSIQARGENLFSLIKAFTNSSKLQNTHDRESFATTSNEYTDERAIFFDYLTWFMIFYSRRVAVVLHSIPVAIFLSVPFILCLLYSGLRSWFAIFCDFTRGMLFHFAGIILAIIFPILFSILRLLFSGHAMSWFAHPYLAFMMFVPCSLVGLLTPRIVWSCFPLSQDVSDLKTSREALSNEARFWGAFGFYAILTLAYLVAGLSGGFLTFFVSASMLAAWPFFCFSVKYFGCHSLRSTVFYIIPLIPCLTYCVYFGGFLAQFLIEKMGMMGAIPPPYGYFLPDIIVAAIIGVAMGWCXGPLIPICGHWLARSSIFQLLLHLTVLALALSSQFFPYSTDAPKRVVFQHTFLTADGNQVVDSSYDFSVVDSNSLAFVFKYAPEVANELHVSSEFSFEAATLSRRETWMALFPVSFLFSRSLKFPTQSDGILKQYKYFPHLSVYKQHTISSKGSRRVHLEFSLGSLEEVWVTVLNITGPLSSWSFADNVLPAPETLDGGPPSYICRLSGASHENWTFWLEASSSEDLRVEVAVLDQKLVGGAKKLKSLFPDWVDVTAYSSFMSSYVF